In Altererythrobacter aquiaggeris, the genomic stretch ACTATCAGTCTTTTGGCCGGGGCAGCAGCGCTTGCCGCCTGCGGTAATGCCGAGGCTCCGGTCAAGGAAAGCAGCGAGCGCATCAGCGAAGTGCCCGCCGCCGCACAGCCCGTGATGGGGCCGGAGCGGCGGATTCTTGCCTTTGGTGACAGTCTGTTTGCCGGATATAATGTTGCGGCAGACGAAAGCTATCCGGCCAGGCTGGAGGCGGCATTGCGCGCGCAGGGCATCAATGCGCGCGTGGCAAATGCGGGCGTATCGGGCGATACGACGTCGGCGGGACTGCAGCGATTTGCCTTTACGCTCGATGCCCAGCCTGAAAAGCCCGAATTGGTGATTATCGAGCTTGGCGGCAATGATCTGCTGCGCGGATTGCCTCCCGCGCAAACCCGCGACAATCTGGATACCATGCTTGCCGAAACACAGCGCCGGGATATTCCCGTGCTGCTGATGGGGATGCGCGCGCCGCCCAACCTTGGTGAAGGATTTGTGGCGCAATTCGATTCG encodes the following:
- a CDS encoding arylesterase, which codes for MRTIPAMNVRYGSTISLLAGAAALAACGNAEAPVKESSERISEVPAAAQPVMGPERRILAFGDSLFAGYNVAADESYPARLEAALRAQGINARVANAGVSGDTTSAGLQRFAFTLDAQPEKPELVIIELGGNDLLRGLPPAQTRDNLDTMLAETQRRDIPVLLMGMRAPPNLGEGFVAQFDSIYPELAAKYGAQLVPFFLESIYRRPELIQPDRVHPTARGIEELVGATVNSVKTALPQPPAG